Proteins encoded together in one Polaribacter reichenbachii window:
- a CDS encoding class I SAM-dependent methyltransferase: MKNKPLINKELEDFYNKASEETRLEKGMGIFEFERIKELIKMHISKPNSTIIDVGGGTGKYSEWLAQQNHKIHLIEPVAKHIKLAEKRSKKLEHPFSVTKGIAQNLPYKNDTADLVILHGPLYHLQKREDRIAAINEAKRVLKKGGIILGFAINSTASTVVGLMNGMIHANSFFEMCKEELTTGIHNAPKDFPFLLADAFYHKPQELKNEFLEQDLEFINLFAVEGMIWLDNEYFANMLDKKKSKTLKALQNLTQNDEYLLPFSPHMMIVLQK, encoded by the coding sequence ATGAAAAACAAACCGCTTATCAATAAAGAGCTAGAAGACTTTTACAACAAAGCTTCAGAAGAAACCAGACTAGAAAAAGGAATGGGAATTTTTGAGTTTGAGCGTATTAAAGAACTCATTAAAATGCATATTTCTAAGCCAAATTCAACCATTATTGATGTTGGTGGTGGTACAGGAAAATACTCAGAATGGTTAGCACAACAGAACCATAAAATACACTTAATAGAACCTGTAGCAAAGCATATAAAATTAGCCGAAAAAAGATCAAAAAAACTGGAACATCCATTTTCGGTAACCAAAGGAATAGCCCAAAACTTGCCTTATAAAAATGATACTGCAGATTTGGTAATTTTACACGGGCCTTTATATCATTTACAAAAAAGAGAAGATAGAATTGCTGCTATAAATGAAGCAAAACGAGTTTTAAAAAAAGGAGGAATTATATTAGGTTTTGCAATAAATTCTACAGCTTCTACTGTAGTTGGTTTAATGAATGGAATGATTCACGCCAATTCATTTTTTGAAATGTGCAAAGAAGAATTAACTACTGGAATACATAATGCACCAAAAGATTTTCCATTTTTACTAGCAGACGCTTTTTATCATAAACCTCAAGAATTAAAAAATGAATTTCTAGAGCAAGATTTAGAATTTATCAATCTTTTTGCTGTTGAAGGAATGATTTGGTTAGACAATGAATATTTTGCAAATATGCTCGATAAAAAGAAATCTAAAACTTTAAAAGCATTGCAAAATTTGACTCAAAATGATGAGTATTTATTGCCTTTTAGTCCTCATATGATGATTGTACTGCAGAAGTAA
- a CDS encoding ribbon-helix-helix domain-containing protein produces MARQSISLTQPNDEWLKNQVHNKEYSSKSELVNDLIRQARNQQVQIDWIKNKLEKAEKSGFTSDTKAQILKQSKDLLNG; encoded by the coding sequence ATGGCAAGACAAAGCATTTCTTTAACACAACCAAATGATGAGTGGTTAAAAAACCAAGTTCATAATAAAGAATACTCAAGTAAAAGTGAGTTAGTAAACGACTTAATTAGGCAAGCTAGAAATCAACAAGTGCAAATAGATTGGATAAAAAACAAATTAGAAAAAGCTGAAAAAAGTGGGTTTACTTCTGATACTAAAGCACAAATCCTAAAACAATCTAAGGATTTACTGAATGGCTAA
- a CDS encoding type II toxin-antitoxin system RelE/ParE family toxin, producing MANFRISNTAKEDLIRIHHFGVQKFGVKQADKYFNSFFEYFEIIAQRPFSFESVDFIKKGYRRCVCGSDSIFFKINENMVEIMTIIGKQDVDNIL from the coding sequence ATGGCTAATTTTAGAATCAGCAACACAGCAAAAGAAGATTTGATTAGAATTCATCATTTTGGAGTTCAAAAATTCGGAGTAAAACAAGCTGATAAATACTTTAATTCTTTTTTCGAATATTTCGAAATTATTGCACAAAGACCTTTTTCTTTTGAATCAGTAGATTTTATAAAAAAAGGATACAGACGTTGTGTTTGTGGTTCTGATAGTATTTTCTTTAAAATAAACGAAAATATGGTAGAAATAATGACTATCATTGGAAAACAAGATGTAGATAATATTCTTTAA
- a CDS encoding YHYH protein: MKKFNLTTLLYLIVITFFMSCSKDETTLPDDDEEETSEAISTPISAFEEFNSDSVTISFDGDNITIESNGVPNHTSPYWEETSPLYIEPVVAIALTPGRISDNRSYTLTVDAAPELAATSTATGLGAIGIAVTGAPIFNDQEGNNNPIEEVIAETFDYAGAHNGPSGYHYHIEAMDVTENTVLSHNDEQLVGIMADGFLIYGRKEMDGTYPSDLDASGGHYGATPHSNGVEIYHYHIINEYYFGNVITLFAGYLQGSPNTIL; encoded by the coding sequence ATGAAAAAATTCAATTTAACAACACTCTTGTATTTAATTGTAATTACATTTTTTATGTCTTGTAGCAAAGACGAAACTACCTTACCTGATGACGATGAAGAAGAGACATCTGAGGCAATTTCAACTCCTATTTCTGCATTCGAAGAATTCAATTCAGACTCAGTCACCATATCATTTGATGGTGATAATATTACAATAGAATCTAATGGTGTTCCAAATCACACTTCTCCTTATTGGGAAGAAACTAGTCCTTTGTATATAGAACCTGTGGTTGCAATTGCCCTAACTCCTGGTAGAATAAGTGACAACCGAAGTTATACTTTAACTGTTGATGCAGCTCCTGAATTAGCAGCAACAAGCACAGCCACAGGTTTGGGCGCTATTGGTATTGCTGTAACAGGTGCGCCTATTTTTAATGATCAAGAAGGAAATAACAACCCAATAGAAGAAGTAATTGCAGAAACATTCGACTATGCAGGAGCTCATAATGGTCCAAGTGGTTATCATTACCATATAGAGGCTATGGATGTTACAGAAAATACTGTTCTTTCTCACAATGACGAACAACTTGTTGGTATTATGGCTGACGGGTTTTTGATATATGGTAGAAAAGAAATGGATGGAACCTATCCTAGTGATTTGGATGCTTCAGGAGGTCATTATGGAGCAACCCCTCATAGTAATGGGGTAGAAATTTACCACTATCACATTATAAATGAATATTATTTTGGCAATGTTATTACTCTTTTTGCAGGCTACTTACAAGGCTCTCCAAATACCATTTTATAA